CAGGGCCTGGCGTTCACCTTCGACGCGCCATCCCAGCACGACAACAATGCGCTCAACAACACCAATGGCCCTCAGGAGTGCCGCGAGCACACCCATCCAACCGAGTTCTCCCAACACGACCCACCACTCCCTCGCCCCACTCTATCATCGTCAATTGGACTGCGTGCCGGAATCGGGCTTCGGTCTGATTTGGCCTCCGGCGCGCATCTCGACCGCCGCTACCACGTCGGGCACGACCGGAAACGCCCCGCACATCCCTGGTCGCAAAGGACCGCACGATCATCCCGCGGCGCCGACTCTCCAGGTAAGCCTCCGCAACGCAGAGCATGCCGAGGGGGTCTATCAGGAGATCCGGCTCGAGGCAGTCTACGTCTGGGACGACGACAAATCGTCAAGGCTGGATTCCGGCAGCTAGACTCGCTAGATGCGTGTCAAGCCAGAGCGACGCGACCATGATAGCCGAGATGCTCGATCCCGGTTGTGCGGCATCCAGGGTGCGCCGGGAGGACTACCGCTTCATCGCCTCTACGTCTTGGACTGCGCGCGCAGTCCCACCACCAGCAGAATCAAGACAGCGCTGAGGATCCTCAGCGGTGGTCGCAGTCTGTGCGTTGGTGCAGCCACCATGAGCACGATGATTCCAGCCACGCGAGCCACCTGATCAGCATCACCGTTTGCAGCCCCGCCGCGGCGGGTGGCACTCAGGATCCCGCGGCCGCCGCCTGCCTCGTCCCCGCAAGACGCCGTTCCGCCTCGATCACCCGTAGTTTGGCCGACACGACGGCGTCCGGGTTGAGGCTGATCGAATCGATCCCCTCGTCGACCAGGAACGCCGCGAATTCCGGGTAATCCGACGGGGCCTGGCCGCAGATCCCGACCTTCCGCCCCGCCCGGTGGGCCTTGGTGATCAGCTCCGCGCACGCCCGTCTGACCGCTTCGTTTCGCTCATCGAAGAGGCCGGCGACCCGGTCCGAGTCGCGGTCCACGCCCAGCACGAGCTGCGTCAGATCATTCGAGCCGATCGAGAATCCGTCGAACACGTCGGCAAATTGCTCGGCGAGGATCACGTTGGAGGGAAGCTCGGCCATGACATATACTTCGAGGCCGTCTTCACCCCGCACGAGCCCGCCTTCCCGCATCACGTCAAGCACCCGCCGTCCCTCCTCGGGCGTCCGGCAGAACGGGACCATTACCGTGAGGTTCTTGAGCCCGAACCGCTCTCGGACCCGCCGGACCGCGGCGACCTCGAGTAGGAACCCTTCCTTGTACTCGGGATGGTAGTAGCGGCTGGCCCCGCGCCAGCCGAGCATGGGATTCTCCTCATGCGGCTCGAACGCCGCGCCGCCGACGAGGTGCGCGTACTCGTTCGTTTTGAAATCGGAAAAGCGCAAGATCACCGGGTTGGGCCAAAAGGCCGCGGCGATCGTCCCGATCCCCTGCGAGAGCTTGTCGATAAAGTATTCCCGCTTGTCGGCGTAGCCCCGGGTCACCGCGTCCACCTCGCGCTTAAATCCCTCGTCTACTGAAGCCAACCAATCCTCATGCTCGATGCTCAGCACGTCATCGTAGCCGGCCGTCCGGAGCGCGCTGATGATCTCCCGCCAATGGAGCTGATCGTGCCCGTAACCGACCGTCCGGAAGATCCATGATCGGGTACGGGCGTCGGACAAGGGCTTGGTATCCAGCACGCCGTTTTGAGAGGTCATGGTTTTGTTGATCATAGTGTCTTTCGCGTGGACGTGGAAGATTGATCTTGCGTCGCCCAGCGTTCGGATCGCAGCCGCGGGATCGATTCCCTGCCAGTAGAGATGGCTCGGATCGAAGTTCGCGCCGACGGTCTCACCCGCTGCGCTGCGCAGCCGCAGCAGGGTCTCCGGATTGTAGACGGCGAAGCCGGGGTGCATCTCGAAGCACAGCCGCACGCCGTGGGACGCGCTGAACGCCGCCTGCTCACGCCAGTATGGAATCACCTTCTCCGTCCACTGCCACTCTACCAGCTCCTTGTATTCCGTGGGCCAGGCGCACGTAACCCAGTTAGGATAGCGGGCGTTGTCCGAATCGCCCGGACAACCTGAGAACAGACATACCCGGTCCACGTCAAGGCGTCGCGCAAGCCGCACGGTCTTGATGAACGTCTCATGATTGTCCCTCGCGATATCGCGGCTGGGATGCAGCGGGTTGCCGTGACAGCTGAGGGCCGAGATCACCAAGCCCCTGGATGCCACGGCGTGCCGGAG
This is a stretch of genomic DNA from bacterium. It encodes these proteins:
- a CDS encoding putative PEP-binding protein; the protein is MKLGVLTALFSSSPLEAALDRVKAHDLDAVELGTGNYPGDAHCNPDELLDNGAKLEGLRHAVASRGLVISALSCHGNPLHPSRDIARDNHETFIKTVRLARRLDVDRVCLFSGCPGDSDNARYPNWVTCAWPTEYKELVEWQWTEKVIPYWREQAAFSASHGVRLCFEMHPGFAVYNPETLLRLRSAAGETVGANFDPSHLYWQGIDPAAAIRTLGDARSIFHVHAKDTMINKTMTSQNGVLDTKPLSDARTRSWIFRTVGYGHDQLHWREIISALRTAGYDDVLSIEHEDWLASVDEGFKREVDAVTRGYADKREYFIDKLSQGIGTIAAAFWPNPVILRFSDFKTNEYAHLVGGAAFEPHEENPMLGWRGASRYYHPEYKEGFLLEVAAVRRVRERFGLKNLTVMVPFCRTPEEGRRVLDVMREGGLVRGEDGLEVYVMAELPSNVILAEQFADVFDGFSIGSNDLTQLVLGVDRDSDRVAGLFDERNEAVRRACAELITKAHRAGRKVGICGQAPSDYPEFAAFLVDEGIDSISLNPDAVVSAKLRVIEAERRLAGTRQAAAAGS